From the Oncorhynchus nerka isolate Pitt River linkage group LG28, Oner_Uvic_2.0, whole genome shotgun sequence genome, one window contains:
- the LOC115113723 gene encoding small ribosomal subunit protein uS15-like, whose product MGRMHAPGKGLSQSALPYRRSVPTWLKVTSDDVKEQIFKLAKKGLSPSQIGVILRDSHGVAQVRFVTGNKILRILKSKGLAPDLPEDLYHLIKKAVAIRKHLERNRKDKDAKFRLILTESRIHRLARYYKTKRVLAPNWKYESSTASALVA is encoded by the exons ATGGGTCGCATGCACGCTCCTGG CAAGGGCCTGTCCCAGTCTGCACTTCCCTACAGGCGTAGTGTGCCCACC TGGCTGAAGGTTACATCTGATGACGTCAAAGAGCAGATCTTCAAGCTCGCCAAGAAGGGTCTTTCTCCGTCTCAGATTG gtgtgatCCTTAGGGACTCTCATGGTGTTGCCCAGGTGCGCTTCGTCACTGGAAACAAGATCCTGAGGATCCTCAAGTCCAAGGGCCTGGCCCCTGACCTGCCTGAGGATCTGTACCACCTCATCAAGAAGGCTGTTGCTATAAGGAAACATCTTGAGAGGAACAGAAAG GACAAGGATGCCAAGTTCCGTCTGATTCTCACTGAAAGCAGAATCCACAGATTGGCCCGTTACTACAAGACCAAGAGAGTTCTTGCTCCCAACTGGAAGTA CGAATCCTCTACTGCTTCTGCTCTGGTGGCATAA